The Syngnathus scovelli strain Florida chromosome 7, RoL_Ssco_1.2, whole genome shotgun sequence DNA window ATTTATCCTTAATGCAAAATCATCTAATTTGTCTTTTTAGCACCCCGACTGCGCAGTTGATGCTCCTGATGCGGAGGCTAATTAACGTTATTAGTTGACCTCATGTGGAATTTCATTAACAAGAGCTTTCAAAAACACACCTACAGAGGGCAACTTCACGAGGGGCACATAGTTCACGCATCAACGCCATTGATTGACAGGTCATGCAACCATTTCAATTTTAGAAACATTTTGGGTTGTGTTGCTACCACCATCAAACCTGGATCTCCAGACTGCGAGGCACTGTTTACACCGTTCTTGCTGTACCAAATTGAAATCCATTTGTTTCCCTTTGTAATCATTGGAGTAATGCAGCACTTTGTTTCCAGGGTTATAAAAATGTCAAGGCAGGATACCAACACAATGACGAGCTGTACAATATACACACATTCGCGCTCAGACTACTCATTAACTCCTGACTGCTTTGTGATTAAAGATCCCACAATGGCCTCAGATGTCCGTCCAGCTGACCACCAACAACAAGTCATTGTCCAATCTTTTCCCCTGACGTAGAAGCAGAGCTGTCAAAATGATTAATCggcgattaatcgacaactatttTAATACTTGAGTAGTCATTTAGACATTTTTTTACCTTAGACTTGTCCAAATTCTCTGTCAGCTTctcaacagtaattatttgttaatttttgtagtcatttataaaaacaaactAAATAATAACCGCACCAGTAgcggaaccttttttttttttttaatcattaaacaATACCAAATAAACATCAGTAAATGGAGACGGCGGGGGTGTAATACATTTTGATGCAAAATAATTTTTTCTCTAATTATCCGATTAATCAATTCGGAAAATACTCGATCGTGAGCTACCCTTTTGTACTCCATAGCACAAATTTCTGTACTCCAATGTTCAATATGTTCCCAAACTGTAAAAGTCAGGGGTACAAAGGCACGATCATTTTAAGGTAGCGCCCTAAGGGTATaataaattctttttttttttttccctgtagaGCAGCCACAGCCTGTGTCATTTACCTCGTGGTTAGACCACAATGGTCTCTTCTGAGAAGTGGCTTGCCCTTTCTTTAGGCTACAATGCGGCAAAAATTCCCCCCAACCTCCCCATAAGTGAGTTTAATTCATCTTTTTCACAGAAAGAGGTCAAGCCAGCTGTTCTTACTTAAATGCGGGATGACACCTTCCTGCTCTCACCCCCTTGAATATCCCTAAACCCGGCGCTCCCGATCGGAGACCATATTTAGCATTTTTCTAAAAGTAGCCAGGCAGATCCAGTGTCCCTTCCCTGACCGACAATCAAATTTGGAAAGAtgacacaggcagtgtttgactGTGGAAAAATGACTACTGGGAAGGACATGTCGATTGGGGGAAGCTACAAGTCCAGAGCATGCAGGGAGTGTGTGATCATGGGTGTGCGGTGGTGACGCAAAAGGGATGATCGCTGTCGCATCCAAGCCTGGTGAGATGTGAAGGGGGGAGCTCGTACTAGGATTAAGTGGGGCACGTCTGACCTTTATGATCCAACGCGTCTGCTTGGCTAACCAAAACGGCTAATTTGCAGTTTAGGGGAGAGTGAGAGAAGAGGCCATCGCTCCAGTAATCGGTGACCCCGCCCCCCCTCTCGCTGCTCTCCCCTATTctgtttgccacaataaagcgacATACTCTGAAGTTTTGAGTGGAGAGGCATCGCCGGGGTGTGCAGGGGGCCCCTTTTTGATGCGCACCCCCCACTCATCCAGGCGCGCATatggttttgtttatttgaaatAGAACCTCTTATGATTGTAGTCTTCTGCTGCTTTATCTGCTCCAGTCCAAGGTCACCCCccccctgtgttttttttcttttctaactCACATCTTCCTGTTCTCGTTCCCCTCCATGTGTTTTTTATTCAGCGCCGTTTGCACTATCTCCAAGATTTATGGAAAGTTGGATGAGCTGTCACTTCCAGCTGCCATGAAAATTCGAAGCGTGTGGGAAGAAGAGCGTTTTAACAGTGATGTTAAACACTTGCAGCAGCTTGGCTACGATGTGCAATTTGTATTCCAAGCAGgagtttatataaaaaaaaaaaaaagacagctttTTCACCTTATCAGGGTAAACTTTAATtggattgaatattttaccgctGTGGTGATATTTCTGACAAACGATATGGGTGTTGCTTGGAAAAATGCTACGAAGTCACGATTCCACCGAGCGGCACTTGATGCTATTTGGAACGATAAACGCTGATCTCACTTGCTAGCCGTGGAAGCTACGTAATGCCAGTCAATGGTTTCATTCTAGCTGACCTAATTTGATGTGTTTCTTTTAACCatctttaattattattttttttttttgcgttgggCAAGACAGCAGAGTCTGTTTTATCCGAGGCCAAGTTTCTCGGCCTTCATGCTTCTCATCCAAGTTTTGGTGGCTTTTTGACTGCGCACATGTGGAAACGGTGATGCGGTTGAGCTCACCGTATGAGCGTGTCATGTTGGGTAAACCTTTAGAAGGTTGCTGATAAAGTCTTTGGCTGCAGCACTTAATCACTCTCTGTTTACGCTAAACTTGCTCATAACTTTATACAGATGTTTACAGTTCAGCAGAGGCTGATTGCGTCAGTTTAACCCCGGGCATATTTGAGTATTTACAACGTCGGTTAAATAAACTTGAAATGGTgggacatgcttttttttttttctttgttctcaATGGAAATTGCAGCCTATTGGAAAATGGCTTATGTCTTTTGTTGGTGAAGCATAAGACACTTAAGCCAGGGGTTAGCAACTGATCACATGACATCACGTCAGTGATCATTATCGTTCTCCAACAGCATTGATTTGCAAATAGCAAGTCAGCCTGGCTGCTAGTTAATTTTTATATCACTTTATTGCAATACAAAAAGTTACTTCCTGTTTGCAAATATAGCATTTTTATGCACAGTATTGTGCTCATATTGTATTTCTCTACTAATATTCGCAAAAGATGTTCCGATACTACAGCGCTGATACCAAATGTGTTGCAAGTTAGAAAAACATGAGGTGAAAATGGAAAAGCGTTATATTTGAGAGTAATCAGCCAAGGGAGCCTGGCTATAAAGATCATGGTTAATGTTTGACAGTATGAATTCATATTTCGTAAGAGCAACTGAACCAAATTGTTTCCCAAGTGTAGGTTACCTGTCTTTTCTATCCAGATTGTGTTTAAAGCGTTATGGATACGCCCATCTTGCTGTAACAATGAATTGAGAATAAAGCGCACAATGTGCACGGGGAAATGGAGAGCTGCAGGGATTTGATTGGCTCCCTGGTTATCTATGACACACTTTTGTGTCTTTGAGATTTCCCCACTTGTGACTCCTACTGTAACTTTCTAGCTGTCAATTTCCTTTTTTGTCTGTTGGTGAGAAATGTACTagcttaagctttttcccatgACTATCTCTTCATCACATTTTGGCACCATCTCTCTTTGTCGCTTGCCCAATCTTGTACACTTTTTTTCGAAGTGTCACCTATTCCAGGAAATGTTAATTGTATCATTACCATGGCTTGAATTCACCCCTatgatgttattaaagcttagaGGGACTCGTTATACTCTTGAATGTGTGAAGTCATACATGTAATCAAATCCAAACGTGGTTCAAAAAAAGTCATCCTGGCTCTCAACCTAAGAAAATACAATGGCATCTCAAAATCCCATTAAGTCTGAAactgaaaaaacaaatcaagtgcAGTCCCTGGAATTGACTGGTAGCTAGCAAGCGATGCGCTAAGCTAGCTGTGATATGTCGGCACTTATCAGAGTTGTTTTGCATAATACTAGCAATTAGCTTCTTTTTACACTTGGTCACTTACTGGTGAAAAAAGAATGACCACATATTACTTTGGGTTAGCTTCTTATTACATGTAATGAAATATAGTTTGACAAGTTCTACTGAAGTCTGAACTGACCTTTAAAGTTCAACAGCTACTTTGTTGTAGCTCTTTCTATAGAACAGAACTTTGTACATTCCTCTTTTAAGATCCATCTTAAAAGGAATTGAAATAAGTTGAGTCATTGTGCTTTGGATTTTGAGCCATATCTGGATTTCATATCTGAAAACACAAGTCAGAGAGCTTTAACCAAGCCTTCCTGTTCCCCTTTCACTTAGCCGCTCTTTGTTGCCTGGTGACTTAAAAAAAGGCCTCCTGTGTTCTTTTGGTGGCCCTTGGGGTAGCACATGGGGGCCTCCTTTGGCCTCTCATGGCCCCTCGTTCCCTAGTGATGTCTTTATCCTTCATCCTCCTCCCGCCGGCAGACCAGATGTTCCTCTGAAATGCTGtagatgaaggaaaaaaaagctttagAGAAAGACCAGTTTTCATGCACCTGTTTCAGCTCTCACTTCCCACCCTGTGACCACAGGAACTCAACATGGCTCCCAACAAACGTTCTAATCTGTTGGCgacaaaaaacaaagtcaacaaAAGTCTTTTGAACCTTACCTGCTTGTTTGTGTGTAACCTGCCTGAGCAACGCGGGAGAGAAAAACATTGAAGATAAGCAATAACAAGGAAGGACATTTGGAATAAATTTTAGAAATGTATCGTAAAGTAAAACAGGCTTTTATTGTTGTAAAGCTTATCTATTGGAGTGTGTTGCAACAGGATATGAAAACAGCAGGACGCCAGTCAGAGTCTGAATGGGACGACAACCCTCTCCTTGTTTATTCCTTATCTACTGACTTCATTTCCTTTCCTGTGAGCTGTCTCATTTCCTGAATTCAAAATTTTCCCACACACCGATAATTGCATTCTGTGtggcagtgatttttttttttttttaaaggttacTTTCCATCGTTGAAAAAACAGAACAGCAAGGGCCTCCCTCCTCTTGATCTGTATAGTTTTTAACGCCATTGACTTCCAACGGCTTTGCTCTTTGGACAGCCAGGTGTGACCAAGCCCGAATGTGACTCCACATTCCTGCCGTCAGAGTCTCTGTAATTAGCTTCAAGTCAGGCATTTCTTAGCACGGAGCTTTTTTTCTCCAGCTCCTTTTGTGTCCCCTTTGTTTCCTGACATGATCTTTAATCCCTGCCCTGCACCTGAGTTCTTGTTTgggggtgagggaggggggctTCTGCCCACCAAGGCAAACATCCTCCCCCATCACTAAACATCTCAACACTGTGTGTTGTTTTAAAAGGGCAAATGGAGACTTTTAGGTGGGACACGGGGGTCGAGGATAAACATTGGATCGTGTAAAGTTTCTGCAAACAGAAGCCAAAAGGGGCACCTTCTTACATTTCACTTGCTTGCTTTGGAGCTTCCAATATGAGAAATCGCGATTAATGCAAGGCAAGAGATTTTGGATCAAGACCGGTCGAAACTAGCGAAGTACCATCGTGACGAAACTAGCGAAGTACCATCGTGATCATTGTGAAATACGGAATGGAAATTTTGAGGAACCTTGCTGAAAATATTCAGGGTTATTTTTCATTTCACTTCATTTAGTTTAAgcgttattttattatttttcaacatttattattatttattattttatttatatatatatatttttaccaAAGCTTGTCGGGACACTTGATGTTTCATAAGTCTGATTAAATCATTTATGAAAGAAGTGAGACAACAAATTTGATTAGATTTGAGATTTGTTTTATCGCATcccaaaaataattaataattcatttttttttacaaacgcaATAAAAAGATAGATTGTTTTTTTCTgggttttttaaatgatttttttattgatttttttattgattttttggtCTTGGTTTGGACCTCCAACTGTTTTGACCTTGTCTTGTCTCACTTGTTGTCTTGACTATGAGACTATCGAGAACTATGTACCAGGTTCTAAAGAAAACAATCATTGTCTAGTtagtagtctaaaagaatcagaAACTCGGGAACGTCTATTTGTGTTTGGTTCAAGTGAGGCATTAACACACCACATGCAAAAAGGTGGACTGGAACAGAAGAGTTACATTGAGACTGTCATGTTTAGGTTTGGAGGACTGTACTCCAACACAGTACCAGATGTGGagtatctgatttttttttctcatgtccCCATGTGATTCAAACAAACATTCCATGCATGGTCAATTAGCCACAAAGCTGTGCCATTATCCAGATTGAGGCATCAGGACTCCCCAGGGACCATCCATCAACCTTATCTGGTTCTTAAGCGAGGATTGGAAATCGTGATTGGCGGATGTTTCGCTCACCTACTAACCCGCTGCTTTTATCCAAAGCGTGCGTGTTCATGCATGTTTTGATTTTCAATGAGCATGCTTGCTAAAAGGGTGACCTATAGCATTGTTGGAGCGCTAAAACATTAATGTCACGTTGAATTATTCGTTGGGAGAGTCGGCCACGCCGGGTTACGACTACAGTGGCTGAGAATATTCTCAGTAAAAGGCACCCTTTGAGGCTTTCAATAGGCTTTTTGTGCACCTCTTAAATAATCGGGCCCACCGAAGGTAACACGGCAATGAAAGCGGCACCcgactcctgttttaaaggtccACGTATGAACCACTTGCATGAATGCCCGTTTGTGTTTGGCTACGGGCCAACGGTGGTTTTGCCCGCAAAGTCTTGGGTGTGAGGAAGCAACGCTGAGGAATCTGTAATTGTCTGGATTATTTACAGCCATGCTGACATTTGTAGCTCTCTGGTGGGGAGAAGCCTAAGGCTAcaccattcttcttttttttttttttaacgatggAGACAGTTTAATCTGTAGCGTCCATACCTGAAGAAGCTCGATGTTGGTGGGCGAAAACATCAATTGTATATATTAAAGGGGTGTGTTTAACATACTTGCTGAATTATTTTGAGCTGGAGACTTTGTGTTTAGATTTATGGAATCCTATAGAGGGAGTTGTGGCACTCAGAGTAAAACAGGTGCTTGGGAAGTTTGAAAGACTTTTTGCTTTGATTTACTACCGGCAGCAGTTTTACTTGAAGATGCTGTGATGGAATTGAATCTCATTTTCTTTATCGTTGCAATTAATGAATTAGTTGTGTATTCTCCATTCATGTTAGCTCTGCACATTATATTCTCATTCTACGTCTTCCATGATTTCGTCTGTGAATAATTTAGTGGCAGTGCTGGTTTTGGCCGGCGTACCTCCGTCTCGTCCAAGCGAACAGCTGAAGTCGACCGCAAGTGTGCGGGTATTTAGGACAAGATGATGTCATTGGTAGAAGCAAGTTTGCTTGTGAAAGCCCAACTGATTATTATCTTAGCGTCTCCTAAAGCATTAAGATGGTAACacattattataatatatattttttttagaaccTGAAACCTTCATCCCAATAATAGTTGACTTGAGATATTCATTAGGCAATTTGTTTAATGACTGCATCCCCTCAGGTAGAACTGAGTGtctaaagtgcttttttttatttatttttttttttaagaaattaaAACATACCGTTTTATGTAAGGTTCCAAACAATTGTGCACAAACATCAACACAACACCATCAAAAAATAATGTTAAATTGATCATTTAATGAGCCGAAAAAGGCTGCAAATTGATTACGCTGTCATTGATTAAAATGATTGCTCACGTTGCTAGCTTTAGCCGCTAGTATTGTAAGTAATGTTTCATTAAAGTAAATGACTACGTAcaatgtataataataataataaaaacaataattatTAATAAGATATTGCAAAATGTATCCTTTTAATTGACACAAAGGAAATTAAATCAAACACCCATCTGGTTTTGTTTAATTGCCTTAAGAGGGCGCAACCACTCGAAAGCCATaatgtttgttttgctgtttaATGTAGCGTCTTCAATCCCAGTTGCAAAAGGTTAAACTGCTCTTTTCAAATGACTCCATTGtggtttcatgaaaaaaaaaaaagttgccctctttttttttttccagcctctTGGCGAAAATCCAAATAGCGGCCTATGGAAGTAGACAATCATTCATGTGGACTCATCGTGACACGGGGGAATTGTGTGTAAGCTGTTGTCACTTCAGCAGTGTTCCGACTACACACAGTTGCTACAGCTACTCTTTTCCTCTGTAATTACCCAGAGAGCCTCGGGGCACATCCATGCGGCTGACATGAATGCCTCCCCATTTCTATTTCCTTTCTCGGCTTTGCACACACGGTGTAGCAGCATGTGTGTACAATACGGGAGGTCCTGAAATTGCTGAATATGATGTTTAAATATATGTAGATCATAAATGTCAATGTATTTAGGGTGTGTCTTTTTTTAGAGCCGGTCATATATTTTCCAACTTTACATGCATATTCACACATAGGGAAACTCAACTTGCAAGTTTTGTGAAAACTCTGCACAAGAAAGCTGGAGTCCACATTGGTGCTCACATAACTGCTAGTACATTGTGTTTCCTCTTGcagatataaaaaataaattaaaaaaaagtttggagcaCTGAATTTTTACTTTCATCTAAGTGAATGTTATAAAGAACCATTTGTCTTTTCCAATGGGGATGGCTCCATTGTGATCGGAATGTTTTACTTTGTGGCTCAAACAGCTTAAGgggaaaataactttttcccCATATTTTTATTCATAGTTACATTTATATTGAATGTTTTCTTCCTTGAAGCTTGGGAATTATTTTGCACAATCCTTCTAACTAATTCACATAACAGCAGAAAGCCAAATGATAAAAGCATTTTTAACTTCCTGCGTTTTCCTTGCCATGCATGAAGTTAATGTCACACAAAACTGCTAAATCAATATTTGCTCGGCAATTTGTTTCTAAAAGGTCAAATAGTGTCACATGATGATGTTTGCCTTTATTGTGTACTTGTCGGACACTCTCGAGCGAGAAAAATCCTTTACTGAATGAGGAACGTGCAAAGCGGAGTAGTAAAAAATGCTTCTGGGGGGGCTTTGCATTCTTGTTATGCACGCAGGAAGTGGGAGTGCGGCTCATTAGGGTTATCAGGGGCATGTTTATTTGTCCCTCCTGCTTTTGCAGACTAAAAGCTTCTTCTCTGCAGCCTGTTTGCTTCATATGAGagtgtgaaaagcggaggagggGTGTTTAGGGACAGTGTGTCTGTCTCGGTGGgagtaggggagggggggtaatGTCAGATGAATGGGAGGACAGGTCTCCTGTGCTAGCTGGAGATTCCCATCATCCTTTGCATGTCCTCTCACAGAGCTCTTTATGGCCTTGGCTCTTGATGCCAAATCTTGCGTGTACTTGCCAACGGCaacaaggtctttttttttttttccatggatTTTCCACTATCACCATTTGCTACGTCTGCAAGGCCCCATAAAAGAGGAGGTTTGAATGTTTTTAGCATTTACAGGAAGGGAAAGATTCAGTCAGAGGTTATTTGAACAATACAGTcactgtctgttttttttttttatctatacaTCTAGTTCCAGGTTTACATTGCTAGTTTCAAATTTTACATTTTACGTCAATGTTGCGATGGTTACAGTTGTTTAATTAAAGATTTGGATAATTAAAAGCTGCAGCAACACATATTGACAGACTAAATAGAAAAGTTCTCAcgtgcatatattctttatcctctgttaaaaacacacacacacaaacactagaAGTAAAATGATAATAGGCAATGGCGCGCAAAATCATGACACATTAAAATTAATGTTGGTGTTGCAAGTGGAGTTGGAATGGATTAATGTCTATGTCTATTTATTTAAATGGGGAATGGTGTTTTGATTTATGAACGTAGTCACGCCGAGGAATAAAGTCACAAGTCAAGGCAGCACTTTATTTGAAATCATTCCTGGCTGCATCATTGTGTAAATGAATGGTTAAAGCCCACATTGCTCAATGGAAAGTCGTCATTGCTCATCTCTGGGTTCTCTTGGCAGGAAGTAAAGATATTCCGATCGCTAATCCTGGGCGAGCTGGAAAGAGGACAGAACCAGTACCAGGCCCTGTGCTTCATATCCCGCCTGGGCCGCAATGAGATCATCCCTAGCGAGTCCATGGCCCGCCTCAGACAGGTACCACGTGGTCGGCGACCATTTCCATGTCAGATGCTGATTTATGTGATCTTTTTAGAAAAACCCTCACGCCATTCGTTTGGCGGAGGAGCGTCGCGGGCTGGAACAGCTGACCATGAGCGCCTCCGTCAACGTCAGCCGGGCTTGGCGGCTGAGCGGCCACATCCACAACATGTGCGGCGAGGCCCACGAGGCCATCTACACCACAGAGCCTGACGTCAAGCACTGGCTGGACAAAGGTCAGGGCTTGCGTTTCTTTGTTTAGCTTTGCCACTTTGCTCTTATCACAACTCTGATATGACTACTCCAGTTATCTTGTTGATGGTACTTTTACTTACTTACTTTGATAaagttttgtgttttatttttgtatgtttacattcctaataccgtattttccggactataaggcgcaccggactataaggttcaccttcaatgaatggcccattttaaaactttgtctttATATAAGgtacaccggactataaggcgcaccattaatgcatcatgtcagatttttaatccaaatcaaatccttctctattttatcttttttatttcaacttcagacacaacaaattattttataatCACAAAGTAATGATACTGAgtttttttgattcatgattcatagtcttcagcgggccacttatgattgatttcatgacacaatgctttgggccagtttaaatttaggaatttggtccatatataaggcgcaccggactataaagcgcactgtcagcttttgagagaattttaggtttttaggtgcaccttatagtccggaaaatacggtaagtgtcCTTGTTTCTGATTACCGATATTTCCTATTCGAATGGGGCTGAATAATTCATCCACAGAAAATTgacattacggtgtagcagaattttaattttcaaaattgtgttatttgaaatatattgtTTTATGAAATATGAAAAGTAGAAGTTATGAAGACCTTTAAAACTTAACGCCATATTAAATTGCGATATTTGGGgtggaggaaaaacaaaaatcacaattcGATTACTTTCCAAAATGTCTCAACAGGAATTTAGACATGTTTGAACAGCCGCCAATAGCAAAGGAGACCATACAAAAGCATTCACTTGTGGATGCTTGTCCCCGCATAAAGACAATGAAATCCAAACAGTATCGGGGTGAGGAGAATGTGCTTGAAAGCTTCACCGTTGTCCTCTTCCAGCAGTGTTACAGCAAGCAAACAATGTCGGATGGTCATGGTCCTGCGTCATTATCTGTCGCAGACGCATCTTCTTTGCATGATAAAGCTTCCTCAACTGCCCTCTTTGTTGCAGCTACTTTTAGGCCCGCCCCAATTTATTCTACTCAAAACATTGATCTAACATGTAATTCTTTCTTTGCAGGCGTGGATGCCTCCATGTTCGAGGCGCTACCCTACACGTCGGTGGCACCTCAATTCCAGGCCTGTCACGCCACTAAGGACCTGTGGCAGCCATGTTTGTGCACGTACGGCCTGCGCCTGGAGTGGTACCCGTGCCTGCTCAAGTACTGCCGCAGCCGTGACACCACGGGCAAAGGCTCCACCTACAAGTGTGGCATCAAAAGCTGCAGCAAGGGCTACCACTTTACGTACTATGTTTCGCAAAAACAGCTATGCCTCTGGGATGAGGAGACCTAGTTAGA harbors:
- the oafa gene encoding out at first protein homolog; protein product: MCASATKVLLLLPLLVVCALGLGSELRVRVRLIDGLVTEEVLEADSEKDTISVEFKQGDGTLVTFMVDFKQEVKIFRSLILGELERGQNQYQALCFISRLGRNEIIPSESMARLRQKNPHAIRLAEERRGLEQLTMSASVNVSRAWRLSGHIHNMCGEAHEAIYTTEPDVKHWLDKGVDASMFEALPYTSVAPQFQACHATKDLWQPCLCTYGLRLEWYPCLLKYCRSRDTTGKGSTYKCGIKSCSKGYHFTYYVSQKQLCLWDEET